A genomic segment from Halomonas sp. GD1P12 encodes:
- a CDS encoding LTA synthase family protein codes for MTPLGVFGLCLVAALVVRVAVLQDMSSAVLSCRWCATPAVIKADVPYLVALALLFAVSTLRPVRWWALLWRVPAVMGFWLYVLDIATMVQFNSRFMIADARIYLADAELAVSVLDQAPLSVAIACTLLVALSGWWWIRISPQHALSRRFGLTGAALMLSVAGLALLLPTPGYVHQWALENVLAANWPTGIDERYGAQNLGHLQTDPAPYYCTSTPAHRDNVVVLVLESWSPYHSQRWSGLNDWTPRLDRLAGEGTWFSRLHAGGSTTNDGLVSLLTGRQLVLPFTPPTQTEAFEGAWRRAEQALPHALAARGYERSFLTSGDLSFTHKGEWLSHIGFDTLQGHDTPAFDGLARHHFNAVEDAALYEHALSFLRQRQRSPHPQFVVIENVSTHHPFVHPDTHERSEEQVFRYMDDTAADFIEALKRDGFFGNGLLVVVSDHRAMTMMSREEHALLGRAAASNVPGFILTGEKGVGEVSGLYHQADLMPTLLAHVSEPPYCHQSPPRSLLNPDDTWPACVFHARGDQRDLVNVFCPQGQGVIRVDGDDSRFVRASMLSRPLKRDLLQRLARERQ; via the coding sequence ATGACGCCACTGGGGGTTTTCGGACTTTGCCTGGTGGCTGCGTTGGTGGTGCGCGTGGCGGTGTTGCAGGACATGTCGAGCGCGGTATTGAGCTGTCGCTGGTGCGCGACGCCTGCCGTCATTAAAGCCGATGTGCCTTATCTTGTGGCGCTGGCGCTGCTGTTTGCGGTATCTACGTTGAGGCCTGTGCGGTGGTGGGCGCTGCTTTGGCGGGTGCCTGCGGTGATGGGGTTTTGGCTGTATGTGCTGGATATCGCCACCATGGTGCAGTTCAACTCTCGTTTCATGATTGCCGATGCCCGTATCTACCTGGCCGACGCCGAGCTGGCGGTAAGCGTGTTGGATCAGGCGCCCTTGTCGGTCGCGATAGCGTGTACGTTATTGGTCGCGCTCAGCGGGTGGTGGTGGATACGGATATCACCCCAGCACGCGTTGAGTCGCCGGTTCGGACTGACCGGTGCGGCGCTGATGCTGAGCGTCGCCGGGTTGGCCCTTTTATTGCCCACACCTGGGTACGTACACCAATGGGCGCTTGAAAACGTTCTGGCCGCCAACTGGCCAACCGGCATCGACGAGCGTTACGGTGCGCAAAACCTTGGGCATCTTCAGACGGACCCTGCGCCGTATTACTGCACATCGACGCCTGCGCACCGCGATAATGTGGTCGTTTTGGTGCTGGAGTCCTGGTCGCCTTATCACAGTCAGCGCTGGTCAGGGCTCAATGATTGGACACCGCGGCTGGACCGCTTGGCGGGTGAGGGCACCTGGTTCTCTCGCTTGCACGCTGGGGGTTCCACCACCAACGATGGGCTAGTGTCGCTGCTGACCGGCCGGCAGCTGGTACTGCCGTTTACGCCGCCCACGCAAACCGAGGCTTTCGAGGGTGCCTGGCGGCGTGCAGAGCAGGCGCTGCCGCACGCGCTAGCTGCGCGTGGCTATGAACGTAGCTTTCTTACCTCGGGCGACCTCTCTTTTACCCATAAGGGAGAGTGGCTTTCGCATATCGGTTTCGACACGCTGCAGGGTCACGACACCCCCGCCTTCGATGGCTTGGCGCGCCATCACTTCAACGCCGTGGAGGACGCCGCACTTTATGAGCATGCCTTGTCGTTCCTGCGCCAGCGCCAGCGCTCGCCTCATCCTCAGTTCGTGGTGATCGAGAACGTCAGCACGCATCATCCTTTCGTTCATCCTGATACGCACGAGCGAAGCGAAGAACAGGTTTTTCGCTATATGGATGACACCGCCGCCGACTTTATCGAGGCCCTGAAGCGCGACGGATTTTTCGGCAATGGCCTGTTGGTGGTGGTCAGTGATCATCGTGCGATGACCATGATGAGTCGCGAGGAGCACGCGCTTTTAGGGCGTGCGGCGGCCTCGAACGTTCCCGGGTTCATTCTCACCGGCGAAAAGGGCGTGGGCGAGGTCAGTGGGCTCTATCATCAGGCCGATTTGATGCCAACGCTTTTGGCGCATGTTAGCGAGCCCCCGTACTGTCATCAAAGCCCACCGCGTAGCCTGCTGAACCCGGACGACACCTGGCCTGCATGTGTCTTTCATGCACGGGGTGATCAGCGCGATCTCGTGAATGTTTTCTGCCCGCAAGGTCAGGGCGTGATTCGAGTTGACGGCGACGATAGCCGCTTTGTACGTGCATCGATGCTTTCCAGACCGCTCAAGCGCGACCTGTTGCAGCGGTTGGCTCGCGAGCGCCAGTAG
- a CDS encoding acyltransferase, translated as MSKITNGMESNIYWIDLCRVIATLGVIAIHASADSFYQFSTLDTGNWLSANAIDSISRISVPLFFLLSGFLIITPHRSAPSLKGLLRRIQRIALPLIIWSTLFLFYTSYYTRESIDFFSILQSPAMYHLWFVYALLGVYLLIPILQKITDLLVERVDYAIYFLVLFFIVNCLPFYWQGGLYGLVFDKGLPSYAGYFVFGAYFKSYLATKGVSRFQVFIALVAFITSSLITFLYTWMLSDRYDMAIQTAYEYLSPNVFIASISFMVLISQIKTPSFSTQKAVSFVSEKTFVIYFVHVVVLDKISNALASNTELPTGLFIILALIVTFFISLILAIGVRMLPKSRLVFG; from the coding sequence ATGTCAAAAATCACGAATGGAATGGAATCCAACATATACTGGATCGATCTTTGCCGTGTGATAGCCACCCTGGGGGTCATTGCAATTCACGCCAGTGCTGACAGCTTTTATCAGTTTTCCACGCTTGATACGGGTAACTGGTTATCAGCAAATGCGATCGACTCGATATCTCGCATTTCGGTACCATTGTTCTTTCTTCTGTCCGGATTTCTCATTATTACGCCTCACCGTTCTGCTCCTTCGTTAAAAGGGCTGCTTAGGCGCATACAAAGAATTGCACTACCTCTGATCATATGGAGTACTCTCTTTCTTTTTTATACCTCCTATTATACAAGAGAAAGTATCGACTTTTTTAGCATTCTACAAAGCCCTGCGATGTATCACCTGTGGTTTGTCTATGCGCTATTGGGTGTTTATCTGTTGATCCCCATTTTACAGAAAATAACCGACCTGCTAGTGGAACGAGTCGACTACGCCATATATTTTCTGGTGCTCTTTTTTATCGTCAACTGCCTACCTTTTTATTGGCAAGGAGGTTTGTATGGCCTTGTATTTGACAAAGGGTTGCCAAGCTATGCGGGTTACTTCGTATTTGGAGCATATTTCAAGTCATACCTTGCCACGAAAGGCGTCTCCCGATTTCAGGTCTTTATCGCTTTGGTTGCGTTCATCACGTCATCGCTCATAACTTTTTTATACACGTGGATGTTGTCAGATCGATATGACATGGCCATTCAAACGGCTTACGAGTACTTATCGCCTAACGTGTTTATCGCCTCAATTTCATTCATGGTGCTAATTAGCCAGATCAAAACGCCAAGCTTTTCTACTCAAAAAGCCGTAAGCTTCGTTTCGGAAAAAACGTTCGTTATATATTTCGTCCATGTCGTGGTGTTGGACAAAATATCGAATGCCTTGGCTAGTAATACTGAATTGCCTACAGGGCTTTTTATTATTCTTGCCCTAATAGTCACTTTTTTCATTAGTTTAATTTTGGCTATTGGTGTGCGAATGCTACCGAAATCAAGGCTCGTGTTCGGCTAA
- a CDS encoding acyltransferase family protein — MSPSLFNALHLTKVFGALLVVACHYAGHYYQFSFYSNGTGCFFIVAGYYALNWEHSRGLHYLVKRLLRLYPAYLVAVVAYLLTQWPPVSSWPALLFHHLTFLLTVPDKATVFALNPPFWSMPVFFTFFTLVAFLPRVTPRAWQVGALLLVAVATLKTPLIEWHDGYIELWVFPLHLFAFWLGGLIGHVAHRREIKPSKTYSWLTLALMGVIIACGFFYQTFLELTSEFSGFYFRGVMVLLFGLLFWVVLHSHLTVRSSRPLAFLGTISFGVYLFHNLPPMWLDPVVSGVGGMAAALILSILLAWGSWVLVEAPLLRFCKPRLARWMSAPY, encoded by the coding sequence ATGTCGCCCTCACTTTTCAACGCATTGCACCTGACCAAGGTGTTCGGAGCGCTGCTGGTAGTGGCCTGTCACTATGCCGGTCACTATTATCAGTTTTCGTTTTACAGCAACGGCACGGGCTGCTTTTTCATTGTGGCGGGATATTACGCGCTGAATTGGGAGCACAGTCGAGGGCTTCATTATCTGGTCAAGCGGCTGCTTCGTTTATACCCAGCGTACCTGGTGGCCGTGGTCGCATACCTGCTCACACAGTGGCCGCCAGTTTCGAGCTGGCCGGCGTTGCTTTTTCACCACCTAACGTTTCTTTTGACCGTACCCGATAAGGCCACGGTCTTTGCGCTGAACCCGCCGTTCTGGTCGATGCCGGTCTTTTTTACCTTTTTTACGCTCGTGGCATTTTTGCCTCGGGTAACGCCGCGCGCTTGGCAGGTAGGGGCGCTGTTGCTGGTAGCCGTGGCGACGTTAAAAACACCGCTGATCGAATGGCACGATGGATACATCGAACTATGGGTATTTCCGTTGCACCTGTTTGCGTTTTGGCTGGGGGGGCTAATCGGCCATGTGGCCCATCGTCGTGAGATCAAGCCTTCCAAAACCTATAGCTGGCTGACGCTGGCCCTGATGGGCGTGATCATTGCCTGCGGCTTCTTTTACCAGACATTTCTCGAACTGACTTCTGAGTTTTCGGGGTTTTATTTTCGCGGCGTGATGGTACTGCTGTTCGGGCTGCTGTTCTGGGTGGTGCTACACAGCCACCTGACTGTCCGCTCGTCTCGGCCCTTGGCGTTTCTCGGCACGATCAGTTTTGGGGTGTATCTCTTTCACAACCTGCCGCCGATGTGGCTTGACCCCGTGGTCTCTGGCGTAGGGGGGATGGCGGCTGCGCTGATACTTTCGATTTTGCTGGCTTGGGGGTCCTGGGTTTTGGTCGAGGCGCCGCTGCTTCGCTTTTGCAAGCCACGCCTTGCGCGCTGGATGAGCGCGCCTTATTAG